A genomic region of Actinomycetota bacterium contains the following coding sequences:
- a CDS encoding FtsX-like permease family protein encodes MVGARRGPSSVSAMWARADVRHRWRSLVALGLLAGVTAGLAFAAFAGARRTSTALDRLRARTNASDAVVFTSQVGEILPDWTRLRARPEIETLARWALVFGEIGGDPGGVLFASVDGTWTGDVDRPLVVKGRMFDPKASDEVVIDENIERAGIAHLGDVVPFHAYGPTQQENGGPPTGPRTSLRVVGVVRNVAQFVFVTDGQAILSPGYLARYGARATVLENAYIQLRGGAADVAELQRHVNTDVAPGTPLLDEHAVARRVTTTLDVESTALLLLAAVVVLAGLVLVGQALGRSAAVIGDDAPALRAIGMTRAQLAGAAVRAHLPAAGMAAVVALVTAFLASAWFPLGLGARIDPVRGMHADWFVLGLGEVALAALALGGTALVAWVACRSRALRVGSIRPGAFAWVRRTAPVAIGLGTTMAFHRGSGRRRVPTGPALVGAVFGVLGVVATMTINHGLTDALGHPERAGVAWDAALRPVDANLAHLGPLIDRARTDHDVAAVAVADRVAVDVAGVGVPALTVRPSRGGNPPIQLVTIAGRAPQRADEAAVGPATAQQLHVGIGDTIVVGRPPQRVRIVGKALFPSEVHSAFDEGAWLTPQTLDAVAPPSTAGVELERLVVVRFRATVDVGAATRRLSKRIDPAIASGEGRQVPVELSNLRNVRRLPSLLAGFLALLAVAALGHVLATSVRRRRREFAVLRALGVSGRGVRLILFAQGSAVAATGILLGVPLGLAVGRTGWQAVADQVPLRYVSPFELLAVAAVVPVAIAAANVLAIWPGRRAAKLRPSEVLRSE; translated from the coding sequence ATGGTGGGCGCTCGACGTGGTCCCTCGTCTGTTTCCGCGATGTGGGCCCGGGCCGACGTCCGCCACCGCTGGCGGTCGCTCGTCGCGCTGGGGCTCCTCGCGGGTGTGACTGCGGGGCTCGCGTTCGCGGCGTTTGCCGGTGCCCGGCGGACGAGCACCGCGCTCGACCGCCTGCGGGCTCGCACCAACGCGAGTGACGCGGTCGTGTTCACGAGCCAGGTCGGCGAGATCCTCCCCGACTGGACGCGCCTGCGGGCCCGGCCCGAGATCGAGACCCTCGCGCGTTGGGCGCTCGTGTTCGGCGAGATCGGTGGCGACCCCGGGGGCGTACTCTTCGCGTCGGTCGACGGCACCTGGACCGGCGACGTCGACCGACCGCTCGTCGTCAAGGGCCGCATGTTCGACCCGAAGGCGAGCGACGAGGTCGTCATCGACGAGAACATCGAGCGCGCCGGGATCGCCCACCTCGGCGACGTCGTGCCGTTCCACGCGTACGGCCCCACCCAGCAGGAGAACGGTGGACCGCCGACGGGCCCCCGGACCTCGCTGCGTGTCGTCGGAGTCGTGAGGAACGTCGCCCAGTTCGTGTTCGTCACCGACGGCCAGGCGATCCTGTCGCCCGGTTATCTGGCGCGCTATGGCGCTCGGGCGACCGTGCTCGAGAACGCGTACATCCAACTGCGCGGTGGGGCGGCGGACGTCGCCGAGCTCCAGCGCCACGTGAACACCGATGTGGCGCCGGGCACGCCACTGCTCGACGAGCACGCGGTGGCCCGGCGGGTGACCACCACGCTCGACGTGGAGAGCACCGCGCTGCTGCTGCTCGCCGCGGTCGTCGTGCTCGCCGGGCTGGTCCTCGTGGGCCAGGCGCTCGGCCGGTCGGCGGCGGTGATCGGCGACGACGCACCCGCATTGCGCGCCATCGGCATGACGAGGGCTCAGCTCGCCGGGGCCGCAGTGCGCGCCCATCTGCCGGCGGCAGGGATGGCCGCCGTCGTTGCGCTCGTGACCGCGTTTCTCGCGTCCGCGTGGTTCCCATTGGGGTTGGGCGCGAGGATCGATCCCGTTCGTGGCATGCACGCGGACTGGTTCGTGCTCGGGTTGGGCGAGGTCGCACTCGCAGCTCTCGCCCTGGGTGGAACCGCCCTGGTTGCCTGGGTCGCGTGTCGCAGCCGCGCCCTGCGGGTCGGGTCGATCCGCCCGGGTGCCTTCGCCTGGGTGCGTCGCACCGCCCCGGTGGCGATCGGGCTCGGCACCACCATGGCCTTTCACCGCGGGTCGGGGCGTCGCCGCGTGCCCACCGGCCCCGCCCTCGTCGGTGCCGTGTTCGGAGTGCTCGGCGTCGTCGCGACGATGACGATCAACCACGGCCTCACCGACGCCCTCGGTCACCCGGAGCGGGCCGGCGTGGCGTGGGATGCCGCGCTCAGACCGGTCGACGCCAATCTCGCCCACCTCGGCCCGCTCATCGACCGCGCCCGCACCGACCACGACGTCGCGGCGGTGGCGGTGGCGGATCGCGTTGCGGTCGACGTCGCCGGGGTCGGCGTCCCGGCGCTGACCGTGCGTCCGTCGCGCGGTGGCAACCCACCCATTCAGCTGGTGACGATTGCGGGGCGGGCACCGCAGCGCGCCGACGAGGCGGCGGTCGGGCCCGCCACGGCCCAGCAGCTGCACGTCGGGATCGGCGACACGATCGTCGTGGGCCGTCCCCCCCAACGCGTCCGGATCGTCGGGAAGGCGCTCTTCCCCTCCGAGGTGCACTCCGCGTTCGACGAGGGCGCGTGGCTCACGCCGCAGACCCTCGACGCGGTCGCGCCGCCCTCCACCGCGGGCGTGGAGCTGGAGCGCCTGGTGGTGGTGCGCTTCCGAGCCACCGTCGACGTCGGGGCTGCGACCCGGCGCCTCAGCAAGCGGATCGACCCCGCGATCGCGAGCGGCGAGGGCCGCCAGGTGCCGGTCGAGCTCAGCAACCTGCGGAACGTACGGAGGCTTCCGTCGCTGCTCGCCGGCTTCCTCGCGCTCCTCGCCGTCGCCGCGCTCGGCCACGTCCTCGCGACATCGGTCCGCCGCCGGCGCCGGGAGTTCGCGGTGCTGCGTGCCCTCGGCGTCAGCGGTCGGGGCGTTCGCCTGATCCTCTTCGCGCAGGGGTCGGCAGTCGCGGCCACAGGGATCCTCCTCGGCGTCCCGCTCGGCCTCGCGGTCGGGAGAACGGGTTGGCAGGCGGTCGCCGACCAGGTGCCGCTCCGCTATGTGTCGCCCTTCGAGCTGTTGGCAGTGGCCGCAGTCGTCCCGGTCGCCATCGCCGCCGCC